One segment of Gordonia terrae DNA contains the following:
- a CDS encoding TIGR03668 family PPOX class F420-dependent oxidoreductase → MDLRLTRERFAAARSVTLATVSPSDTPHLVPVVCAIDDDVIYTCVDHKPKRTTALRRLANIANNPAVSLLADQYSDNWDELWWVRVDGRAHVVDAGEPVGSHGIDTLAAKYPQYRQRRPEGPVIVVESLTWHSWSATA, encoded by the coding sequence ATGGACCTGCGCCTGACTCGCGAACGTTTCGCCGCCGCGCGATCGGTCACGCTCGCCACGGTGTCGCCCTCCGACACACCGCACCTGGTCCCCGTCGTATGCGCAATCGATGACGACGTCATCTACACGTGCGTGGATCACAAGCCGAAACGCACCACCGCACTCCGTCGTCTCGCCAACATCGCGAACAATCCCGCGGTGTCGCTCTTGGCTGACCAGTACTCCGACAACTGGGATGAACTCTGGTGGGTGCGGGTCGACGGCCGGGCACACGTCGTCGACGCCGGTGAACCCGTCGGCAGTCACGGCATCGACACGCTGGCCGCGAAGTACCCGCAGTATCGACAACGACGGCCCGAGGGACCGGTGATCGTCGTGGAGTCCCTGACGTGGCACAGCTGGTCGGCGACCGCATAG
- a CDS encoding NADPH-dependent F420 reductase: protein MKIGIIGAGFIGGTLTRRLTSLGHEVRVANSRDPETLAELASETGATAVWAADTAQDADLVIVSIPQKNTPDLAPGILDARKADAPVIETNNYYPQQRDGKIEAIENGTPESVWVSELLGVPVYKVFNGIYWKHLLNKGVPAGTAGRIALPIAGDDPAGKEIVFRVVDELGFDPVDAGLLAESWRQQPGTPVYGKDFGVDDTVKALAEASPERTAEWRA from the coding sequence GTGAAGATCGGGATCATCGGTGCAGGATTCATCGGCGGGACGCTCACGCGTCGTCTGACATCGCTGGGACACGAGGTGCGGGTGGCGAACTCGCGCGACCCGGAGACGCTGGCCGAACTGGCCTCCGAGACCGGTGCCACGGCGGTGTGGGCGGCCGACACCGCGCAGGACGCCGACCTGGTGATCGTCAGCATCCCGCAGAAGAACACCCCCGACCTCGCGCCGGGCATCCTCGACGCCCGCAAGGCCGACGCGCCGGTCATCGAGACCAACAACTACTACCCGCAGCAGCGCGACGGGAAGATCGAGGCGATCGAGAACGGCACACCCGAGAGCGTCTGGGTGTCGGAACTGCTCGGCGTGCCGGTGTACAAGGTGTTCAACGGCATCTACTGGAAGCACCTGCTGAACAAGGGCGTACCGGCGGGCACAGCGGGCCGGATCGCGCTGCCGATCGCCGGCGACGACCCCGCCGGCAAGGAGATCGTGTTTCGGGTCGTCGACGAACTCGGGTTCGACCCGGTCGACGCCGGCCTGCTCGCCGAGTCGTGGCGCCAGCAGCCGGGTACTCCGGTGTACGGCAAGGACTTCGGCGTCGACGACACGGTCAAGGCGCTCGCCGAGGCGTCACCCGAGCGCACCGCGGAATGGCGCGCCTGA
- a CDS encoding LysR family transcriptional regulator substrate-binding protein translates to MDVITPDDHAAGEAPAFRLAYVPGVTPSKWVGIWAERRPDVPLELVALDVADCGEAVAEGRVDMAITRLPEALRYGDARQHHTIELYEEITVVVVPKDHVLTAGEEMTLADLADEQFLWPLDEPLTVPDRPGTAVEHRPETAGDAVELVAAGVGVLLVPQSLARLHHRKDLVYRPVIDAPTSAVGLLWPAPTTESADEFIGIVRGRKPTSSRGRTGEAPKRSAKEKAAAKRAAREAAGKIPGKSARRGSGRPKRR, encoded by the coding sequence GTGGACGTGATAACACCCGACGATCACGCTGCCGGCGAGGCCCCCGCGTTCCGGCTGGCGTACGTCCCGGGCGTCACACCGAGCAAATGGGTCGGGATCTGGGCGGAGCGTCGTCCCGATGTGCCGCTGGAACTCGTCGCGCTCGATGTCGCGGACTGCGGAGAGGCGGTCGCGGAGGGGCGTGTGGACATGGCGATCACGCGGTTGCCGGAGGCGCTCCGGTACGGCGATGCGCGGCAGCACCACACCATCGAACTGTACGAGGAGATCACCGTCGTCGTCGTGCCGAAAGACCATGTCCTGACGGCGGGTGAGGAGATGACGCTGGCCGATCTCGCCGACGAACAGTTCCTCTGGCCGCTGGACGAGCCGTTGACGGTGCCGGACCGCCCGGGCACGGCGGTGGAGCACCGGCCCGAGACCGCCGGTGACGCAGTCGAACTCGTCGCAGCCGGCGTCGGTGTGCTGCTCGTGCCGCAGTCGCTGGCGCGTCTGCACCACCGCAAGGACCTGGTCTACCGTCCGGTGATCGACGCGCCGACGAGTGCCGTGGGGCTCCTGTGGCCTGCTCCCACAACAGAATCGGCGGACGAGTTCATCGGCATCGTGCGTGGCCGTAAGCCGACGTCGTCGCGCGGACGCACCGGCGAGGCGCCGAAGCGATCGGCCAAGGAGAAAGCGGCGGCGAAGAGGGCGGCACGCGAGGCGGCCGGGAAGATCCCCGGCAAGAGTGCGCGGCGCGGGTCGGGACGTCCGAAACGTCGGTGA
- a CDS encoding DUF5997 family protein: protein MKPATAAKKLDVYLPATPAEFQQGPITRAELAALQADPPEWLRTLRADGPHPKNLVAARLGISNSGLVRGGITEALTTAQIDDLLAEMPDWLAAERATQIEVRREERRVKSLHADKQRDRDQADADPEG from the coding sequence ATGAAGCCGGCCACCGCCGCCAAGAAACTGGACGTGTACCTGCCGGCCACTCCTGCGGAGTTCCAGCAGGGCCCGATCACCCGGGCCGAACTCGCCGCCCTCCAGGCCGACCCGCCGGAGTGGCTCCGCACGCTTCGTGCCGACGGACCCCATCCGAAGAACCTCGTCGCCGCCAGGCTGGGGATCTCCAATTCGGGCCTCGTCCGCGGCGGCATCACCGAGGCCCTCACGACGGCCCAGATCGACGACCTCCTCGCCGAGATGCCGGATTGGCTGGCCGCCGAACGCGCCACCCAGATCGAGGTCCGGCGCGAGGAGCGGCGGGTCAAGTCCCTCCACGCCGACAAGCAGCGTGATCGCGACCAGGCCGACGCCGACCCCGAGGGCTGA
- a CDS encoding TetR/AcrR family transcriptional regulator — translation MPKLIDRDGRRAEIAEALWRIVLRDGASGVSVREVAAEAGISVGSLRHVFADKEELLEFSMRLIYERVAVRLRRHDRIRNPLRWAEAVLSEVLPLDNDRRVEMHVNIAMVTESVAHPGLAAAAREAHDGLRSLCRTVLTVLDEHEMISANFDLDSQAMALHALVDGLAMHLLLADTDSPARAQRVLRDHLAGLRAES, via the coding sequence ATGCCCAAGTTGATCGACCGGGACGGGCGACGTGCCGAGATAGCCGAGGCCCTGTGGCGGATCGTGTTGCGGGACGGTGCGTCCGGAGTGTCGGTCCGCGAGGTGGCGGCCGAGGCGGGGATCTCGGTGGGTTCGCTCCGGCACGTCTTCGCCGACAAAGAGGAGTTGCTCGAGTTCTCGATGCGGCTGATCTACGAGCGCGTCGCCGTTCGACTCCGACGCCACGACCGGATCCGCAATCCGCTGCGCTGGGCCGAGGCCGTGTTGTCGGAGGTCCTGCCGCTCGACAACGACCGGCGCGTCGAGATGCACGTGAACATCGCGATGGTGACCGAGTCGGTGGCCCATCCGGGGCTCGCGGCTGCGGCGCGTGAGGCCCACGACGGCCTGCGCTCGCTCTGCCGGACGGTGCTGACGGTCCTCGACGAGCACGAGATGATCAGCGCGAATTTCGATCTCGACTCGCAGGCGATGGCGTTGCACGCTCTCGTCGACGGCCTGGCGATGCACCTGCTCCTCGCCGACACGGATTCGCCGGCTCGCGCGCAGCGCGTGCTACGGGACCATCTGGCGGGGTTGCGCGCCGAGTCCTGA
- a CDS encoding DUF418 domain-containing protein translates to MATRHAALDVLRGIAILGTLATNIWIFTNPKGLVGYIQGANHATGSWSMVEDLLQQLAQGKFLGLLTIMFGIGLAIQQRSAVRRGRPWPGSYYWRAALLFVDGVINYFLFTEFDVLMGYAVTGLIVAYLLSMRLRRQYVAIAVAASTHVALLGLVTWALLAAPAGSGVGTELSPNPYANGSFVDLIAFRAENLLMFRAEVVFILPMSIALFLVGAALLRAGVLEPHGARLRRRLMVAGLGVALPLDLAVGLAGGDAGLVVGRYGLAPVVALGLLAWVAGYYADGHAPGRFGRALTPVGRMALSCYVLQNAIAGAVCYGWRVGLAQHLDGTTLVPATVALYLAIAAMLMLFSRVWLSRFERGPLEWLWHRGYDRITGSTERRVAQPSVDAPR, encoded by the coding sequence ATGGCGACCCGACACGCGGCACTCGACGTCCTGCGCGGCATCGCGATCCTGGGCACCCTCGCCACCAACATCTGGATCTTCACCAACCCAAAGGGGTTGGTGGGATACATCCAGGGCGCGAATCACGCGACCGGCTCCTGGTCGATGGTCGAGGACCTCCTGCAGCAACTCGCCCAGGGAAAGTTCTTGGGCCTGCTGACGATCATGTTCGGAATCGGACTGGCCATCCAGCAGCGGTCGGCCGTTCGACGAGGCCGACCCTGGCCCGGTAGCTACTACTGGCGAGCCGCCTTGCTGTTCGTCGACGGCGTGATCAACTACTTCCTCTTCACCGAGTTCGACGTCCTCATGGGATACGCGGTCACCGGACTCATCGTCGCCTACCTGTTGTCGATGCGGCTTCGGCGCCAGTATGTCGCCATCGCGGTCGCGGCCTCGACACATGTTGCGCTGCTGGGCCTGGTGACGTGGGCCCTCCTCGCCGCCCCGGCCGGGTCGGGCGTCGGCACCGAACTGTCCCCGAATCCCTATGCGAACGGTAGTTTCGTCGACCTCATCGCATTCCGCGCCGAGAACCTGCTGATGTTCCGTGCCGAAGTCGTCTTCATCCTGCCGATGTCGATCGCCCTGTTCCTCGTCGGCGCCGCCCTGCTACGCGCCGGCGTTCTGGAACCGCACGGCGCCCGGCTCCGCCGACGCCTGATGGTCGCCGGGCTGGGGGTCGCGCTTCCTCTCGACCTCGCCGTCGGGCTTGCCGGTGGCGACGCCGGACTCGTCGTCGGACGGTACGGGCTGGCGCCGGTCGTCGCACTGGGGCTGCTCGCCTGGGTGGCCGGGTACTACGCCGACGGTCACGCGCCCGGGCGGTTCGGCCGGGCGTTGACACCTGTCGGACGAATGGCGTTGTCCTGCTACGTCCTCCAGAACGCGATCGCGGGTGCCGTCTGTTATGGCTGGAGAGTCGGCCTCGCGCAGCACCTCGACGGCACGACGCTGGTCCCGGCCACCGTCGCCCTCTACCTCGCGATCGCCGCGATGCTCATGCTGTTCTCCCGCGTCTGGCTCAGCCGATTCGAGCGAGGTCCCCTCGAATGGTTGTGGCACCGCGGCTATGACCGCATCACCGGTTCCACCGAACGGCGGGTCGCACAGCCGAGCGTCGACGCACCGCGGTGA
- a CDS encoding MMPL family transporter, whose amino-acid sequence MASFLFKLGSFCFRHKWSVIAAWLAALIAVAGLVGALQPKFAQDFSLPGTDSGIATEQVEQYFPQVMAQQEQASTSILVAAEDGLQNHTAQLNELAAALRGLPDVIEPQTVVNPLTVAAADPALAAQVVGDNGRVGLIQVRQDIPILDLTVENKDELVSIVDEFSADGLQVAATGSLMQVMEAGGTAELLGFAVAFVVMIVAFGALIAAFIPLVTAIVSVGITILLLTLSAEALSINESATAIVTMLGIAVSIDYALFIVSRYRAELLRGGAPSDAIGRAVGTAGSAVVFAGLTVIVAVVALMVIGIPIITQMGAGAGVAVFIAVLAALTLIPAILGAFGRFAFLPRIPWIKHAVESEDDTLGVKVGRTVVKWPIPFIVIGLLALAGAAIPATKLELGLSLSSEAEAPAQELLSRGFGEGINGPLLVVVHDEDGAINAAAEETVRHIATLGDVANPEGLTWTGNRAGDTALIMVTPESAPSSAATHDLMEQIRAFAPTVENRGAELHVGGQTAIMSDLSQKLDDALIPYLVVVVGLAFLIMIGVFRSLWVPLIGTLGFVFSVLATFGVTVAIFQEGWLGLITHTQPIISFLPIFLIGVVFGLAMDYQVFLVTRMREEFMHGLSAKEAIVAGYRHGARVVTSAAIIMISVFAAFMLSPETTAKMMGFALAAAVFFDAFVIRMLVVPAVIALLGDRAWGLPRWLDRFVINFDIEGEAVRHRGLEEPDDTKTPVPAN is encoded by the coding sequence ATGGCGTCGTTTCTGTTCAAGCTCGGGAGCTTCTGCTTCCGCCACAAATGGTCGGTGATCGCAGCCTGGCTGGCCGCGCTCATCGCGGTCGCCGGCCTGGTCGGCGCACTCCAGCCCAAGTTCGCGCAGGACTTCAGCCTCCCCGGCACCGACTCGGGAATTGCCACCGAACAGGTGGAGCAATACTTCCCGCAGGTCATGGCCCAGCAGGAACAGGCGTCCACGAGCATCCTCGTCGCCGCCGAGGACGGGCTGCAGAACCACACCGCGCAGCTGAACGAACTCGCCGCGGCCCTCCGCGGACTCCCCGATGTGATCGAGCCGCAGACCGTCGTCAACCCGCTGACTGTTGCGGCCGCTGATCCAGCACTGGCTGCACAGGTCGTCGGCGACAACGGCCGCGTCGGCCTCATCCAGGTCCGTCAGGACATCCCGATCCTCGACCTGACCGTCGAGAACAAGGACGAACTGGTCTCGATCGTGGACGAGTTCTCCGCCGACGGCCTGCAGGTGGCGGCAACCGGGTCGCTGATGCAGGTGATGGAAGCCGGCGGCACGGCCGAACTGCTCGGTTTCGCCGTCGCCTTCGTCGTGATGATCGTGGCGTTCGGAGCTCTCATCGCCGCCTTCATACCTCTCGTGACCGCGATCGTCAGTGTCGGTATCACCATCCTGCTGCTCACGCTGTCGGCCGAGGCGCTGTCGATCAACGAGTCCGCCACCGCCATCGTCACGATGCTCGGCATCGCCGTCTCCATCGACTACGCGCTGTTCATCGTGTCGCGGTACCGCGCGGAACTCCTCCGCGGGGGCGCGCCGTCAGATGCCATCGGCCGAGCCGTCGGCACCGCCGGGTCGGCGGTGGTGTTCGCCGGCCTGACCGTGATCGTCGCGGTGGTGGCCCTCATGGTGATCGGCATCCCGATCATCACCCAGATGGGCGCGGGCGCCGGCGTCGCCGTGTTCATCGCGGTTCTGGCTGCTCTCACCCTCATCCCGGCCATTCTCGGTGCGTTCGGGCGGTTCGCCTTCCTACCTCGAATCCCCTGGATCAAGCACGCCGTGGAATCTGAGGACGACACCCTGGGTGTCAAGGTCGGGCGCACTGTCGTCAAGTGGCCCATCCCGTTCATCGTGATCGGCCTGCTGGCGCTCGCGGGCGCGGCCATCCCGGCCACCAAGCTGGAACTCGGTCTGTCGCTGTCCAGCGAAGCCGAGGCACCCGCGCAGGAACTGCTGAGCCGAGGGTTCGGTGAGGGCATCAACGGCCCCTTGCTCGTCGTCGTGCACGACGAGGACGGCGCGATCAACGCCGCGGCCGAGGAAACCGTCCGGCACATCGCGACACTGGGCGATGTCGCCAACCCCGAGGGGCTCACCTGGACGGGCAATCGGGCCGGCGACACCGCGCTCATCATGGTCACCCCGGAGAGCGCGCCGTCGTCAGCCGCCACACACGACCTGATGGAGCAGATCCGCGCCTTCGCACCGACGGTCGAGAATCGTGGCGCCGAACTGCATGTCGGCGGTCAGACAGCCATCATGTCCGATCTCTCCCAGAAGCTCGACGATGCACTCATCCCGTACCTGGTCGTGGTCGTCGGTCTCGCCTTCCTGATCATGATCGGCGTCTTCCGGTCACTCTGGGTCCCGCTCATCGGCACCCTCGGATTCGTCTTCTCGGTCCTGGCGACCTTCGGCGTCACCGTGGCGATCTTCCAGGAGGGCTGGCTGGGATTGATCACCCACACGCAGCCGATCATCTCCTTCCTTCCGATCTTCCTCATCGGTGTGGTGTTCGGGCTCGCGATGGACTATCAGGTGTTCCTGGTGACACGAATGCGTGAGGAGTTCATGCACGGCTTGTCGGCCAAGGAGGCGATCGTGGCCGGTTACCGGCACGGCGCACGAGTGGTGACCTCGGCGGCGATCATCATGATCAGCGTCTTCGCCGCATTCATGCTCTCCCCGGAGACGACCGCCAAGATGATGGGCTTCGCCTTGGCCGCAGCAGTGTTCTTCGACGCCTTCGTGATCCGCATGCTGGTCGTACCCGCGGTCATCGCACTTCTCGGTGACCGCGCATGGGGACTGCCGCGCTGGCTCGACCGTTTCGTCATCAACTTCGACATCGAAGGCGAGGCCGTCCGCCACCGCGGGCTCGAGGAACCGGACGACACCAAGACCCCGGTCCCCGCGAACTGA
- a CDS encoding TetR family transcriptional regulator: MGDRLTVHATSDAPGPIPGRRIGLREKNKMRTRNAIRQAALTLIAEQGYAKTTVEQIAEAAGVSHTTFFRYFPSKEQVVIGDEHLHAEAHAIVEAMPPGLSHFDLIRRLMTELHRLTVDDPWVGNPLRMQLIRTEPLLQKTFQVESERMISDMTQLIADYLGVAPDDFRLKVFLDAVAGVTFHLATELDDNREVPQLETTLRAIDLLEQGLPVGSTDPSDRSPGEHSD; the protein is encoded by the coding sequence ATGGGCGACCGCCTGACGGTGCACGCCACCTCCGACGCCCCGGGACCGATCCCGGGGCGTCGGATCGGCCTGCGCGAGAAGAACAAAATGCGCACCCGCAACGCGATCCGGCAGGCCGCGCTCACGCTGATCGCCGAACAGGGATATGCGAAGACGACCGTCGAGCAGATCGCCGAGGCGGCCGGGGTGTCGCACACGACGTTCTTCCGCTATTTCCCGTCGAAGGAACAGGTGGTCATCGGTGACGAGCACCTGCACGCCGAGGCGCACGCGATCGTCGAAGCGATGCCGCCCGGGCTCAGCCACTTCGACCTCATCCGGCGACTGATGACCGAGCTGCACCGCCTCACCGTCGACGACCCGTGGGTGGGCAATCCCCTACGCATGCAGCTCATCCGCACCGAACCGTTGCTGCAGAAGACCTTTCAGGTCGAGTCCGAACGGATGATCTCCGACATGACGCAGCTGATCGCCGACTACCTCGGGGTCGCACCCGACGACTTCCGGTTGAAGGTCTTCCTCGACGCCGTGGCCGGGGTGACCTTTCATCTCGCCACCGAACTCGACGACAACCGCGAGGTGCCACAGCTCGAGACCACCCTGCGCGCCATCGACCTGCTCGAGCAGGGGTTACCGGTCGGGTCGACGGACCCGTCTGACCGTTCGCCCGGCGAACATTCCGACTAG
- a CDS encoding phosphatase PAP2 family protein — protein MVGTAAALAATVSLAAPAQAAPARPTPTPFPVTDIARLYASDISSYPGGVYLQPVETFTALRRDHPEVMTRNLETAVAINQSAADNPGLQRRALADAHDDPLQTMSDAFGARLGRHFRDALAAGRLPKTTALFGDYLARAGGVANATLVEKYVFGYERPFIVAPERIRKYMRAGASEYDALGSNPSFPSGHTSLFFWRGTLFASMLPELAPQFLARASEGGFHRIVLGVHYPLDVIGGAMVGQAAAADRWNDPDFRRLLIASATEIRKELEWRCGAALSVCIARDTPYATDAEAQAIYAQRMTYGFGRVASSTHPMTVPRQAVDLIASAFPRLTDEQRRQVLAQTSAPAGYPLDDQRPGRSSWQRLDLVRAYTADVGVGPDGRVTVRQDPPTRR, from the coding sequence CTGGTCGGTACCGCAGCGGCACTCGCGGCCACCGTCTCGCTCGCGGCGCCGGCCCAGGCCGCGCCCGCCCGACCGACGCCGACGCCGTTCCCGGTCACCGACATCGCGCGGCTGTATGCGTCGGACATCTCGTCGTATCCGGGCGGCGTCTACCTCCAGCCCGTCGAGACCTTCACCGCGTTGCGGCGGGACCACCCCGAGGTGATGACCCGCAATCTCGAGACCGCGGTCGCGATCAACCAGTCCGCGGCCGACAACCCGGGCCTGCAGCGTCGCGCGCTCGCCGATGCCCATGACGATCCGCTCCAGACGATGTCCGACGCCTTCGGCGCCCGCCTCGGACGCCACTTCCGCGACGCCCTCGCCGCCGGCCGGCTACCGAAGACCACAGCTCTGTTCGGCGACTACCTCGCCCGCGCGGGCGGAGTCGCGAACGCGACCCTCGTCGAGAAGTACGTGTTCGGCTACGAGCGGCCGTTCATCGTGGCGCCGGAGCGGATCCGCAAGTACATGCGCGCCGGCGCGAGCGAGTACGACGCGCTGGGCAGCAATCCGTCGTTCCCCTCCGGTCACACCAGCCTGTTCTTCTGGCGGGGCACATTGTTCGCTTCGATGCTGCCCGAGCTCGCGCCGCAGTTCCTCGCCCGCGCCTCCGAGGGCGGATTCCACCGCATCGTGCTGGGTGTGCACTACCCGCTCGACGTGATCGGTGGTGCGATGGTCGGCCAGGCCGCCGCCGCCGACCGCTGGAACGACCCCGACTTCCGCCGGCTCCTGATCGCGTCCGCCACCGAGATCCGCAAGGAACTCGAATGGCGTTGCGGCGCAGCCCTCTCGGTGTGCATCGCGCGTGATACGCCCTATGCCACCGACGCCGAAGCCCAAGCGATCTACGCGCAACGCATGACCTACGGGTTCGGTCGCGTCGCATCGTCGACCCACCCGATGACGGTGCCGCGGCAAGCCGTCGACCTGATCGCCTCGGCGTTTCCGCGGCTCACCGACGAGCAGCGACGCCAGGTCCTGGCCCAGACCTCGGCCCCCGCCGGATATCCGCTCGACGATCAGCGCCCCGGGCGCTCCTCCTGGCAGCGCCTCGACCTCGTGCGGGCTTACACCGCCGACGTCGGCGTCGGCCCCGACGGCCGCGTGACCGTTCGCCAGGACCCGCCGACCCGGCGGTAA
- a CDS encoding ABC transporter substrate-binding protein produces MRWSNSRRRAGRLAAVAVAAACIFSVVSCSSDDGGSSDGSAADASGTKASGETIKVGLFNPTKGPATQGGVTTGKDAALDYINNQIGGIGGRPVEIVDCGIDQTAPESTVSCANQFVEAGVVAAIDGYNAESASAVPILTSAGIPLVGQIPFNTSTGASAENRVYFGPPPAAFLVGFMQQLKAANKNSLTLANADLPQAHQVFDGLMKPLGAQLGIDVKSVYYPPTGPNFTSLATTLAEGNPAAAGLMTSQNDNVCTKLAQSLRSVNYEGTMFMAACTDFIDTMGAQAVGAQTYSPIWQPPAIDSAPEPAKANLEIAQKFIDEQGGTGGFYAYGTFATLADFAITLNNAKVTDYTGPNVLGALKAVTDYQSFIGPKLNCGKPTTPNCTTEMLLFDVVAEKKTEPATGGFITPLPAALQRIPGAY; encoded by the coding sequence ATGCGTTGGTCGAATTCACGCAGGAGAGCCGGACGGTTGGCGGCAGTGGCCGTCGCCGCGGCGTGCATCTTCTCGGTCGTGTCGTGCAGCAGCGACGACGGCGGATCGTCGGACGGCTCAGCCGCGGATGCCAGTGGCACCAAGGCGTCGGGCGAGACGATCAAGGTGGGGTTGTTCAACCCCACCAAGGGACCCGCCACCCAGGGTGGCGTGACCACCGGCAAGGACGCCGCCCTGGACTACATCAACAACCAGATCGGCGGCATCGGCGGCCGGCCCGTCGAGATCGTCGACTGCGGGATCGACCAGACCGCACCGGAATCGACGGTGTCGTGCGCCAACCAGTTCGTCGAGGCAGGCGTGGTCGCCGCCATCGACGGTTACAACGCCGAATCCGCCTCCGCTGTACCCATTCTCACCTCGGCCGGCATCCCACTGGTCGGTCAGATCCCGTTCAACACCTCCACCGGCGCCTCGGCGGAGAACCGCGTGTACTTCGGTCCGCCACCCGCCGCCTTCCTCGTCGGCTTCATGCAGCAGCTCAAGGCCGCGAACAAGAACTCGCTGACGCTGGCGAATGCCGACCTCCCACAGGCACATCAGGTGTTCGACGGTTTGATGAAGCCGCTCGGCGCCCAGCTCGGCATCGACGTCAAGTCGGTCTACTACCCGCCGACCGGCCCGAACTTCACCTCGTTGGCCACCACCCTGGCCGAGGGCAATCCCGCCGCGGCCGGTCTGATGACCTCCCAGAACGACAACGTGTGCACCAAGCTCGCCCAGTCGTTGCGCTCGGTGAACTACGAGGGCACCATGTTCATGGCGGCCTGCACCGACTTCATCGACACCATGGGTGCACAAGCCGTTGGCGCACAGACGTACTCACCGATCTGGCAGCCGCCGGCCATCGACTCCGCACCGGAGCCGGCCAAGGCCAACCTCGAGATCGCCCAGAAGTTCATCGACGAGCAGGGCGGCACCGGGGGCTTCTACGCCTACGGCACGTTCGCGACCCTCGCCGACTTCGCGATCACGCTCAACAACGCCAAGGTGACCGACTACACCGGACCCAACGTGCTCGGTGCGTTGAAGGCAGTCACGGATTACCAGTCCTTCATCGGCCCGAAGCTCAACTGCGGTAAGCCGACCACGCCGAACTGCACCACCGAGATGCTGCTGTTCGACGTCGTCGCCGAGAAGAAGACCGAACCCGCCACCGGCGGTTTCATCACCCCGCTCCCGGCTGCGCTGCAACGCATCCCGGGCGCCTACTGA